ATATTTGTGCTTGTGATTGTATTTgagtacttgtttaattatgcttatgtgattgaatatttaattatatacatgtatCATTAAATGAATGCTAGGAATTGATAAGTGACACGTCCCACATATGTTTACTATCATTTATAAACTAGTCGATTGAATGACATATTATTTATAGTTTATGTAATTGAATTCTTTATTGTCTTGAAAGTTTTATAGTTAATTactttacttagtttaatttggaTATTAGtttaaattaaataattttgTGTTTTAATTGATTAAAATTTTATCTGGTCTTAATTATCCCCCTTAAAATATATCTATCATTTTAAGATCTATTAAGCTACAACACATTCGGGATATTCTTTTCCACAATTTCACACGTGTGGAATCATTCTTGGAGATCAAAACTTTAGATATGCTGGTGTTACAGTAAATTTGTGATGGTTTAGaaatcttcaaaaaataaaaatgtcagCTAGCTGTTTGATATGGTGGCTGCATTTAAACAGCTATGGTAATCATTTATAGCTACTGTCCACAACCAATAGGGGAAAGGCTAAACATTTTAGGGTTAGGATCTTTTAATCACGGGCATCCGCGTGGGGGTGTTACCCAAGTAACATTTTAGTGGTTGTTACTccaaccatgtggggcccacattgatatatttgttgtatatatatccacattgtccgtaagttttcccatcttattttaaatgaaatatgaagatacaagtctcaggtaAACCATATCACTAGAGAAAGTGATGgataatcattaaaaaaattttgtgggccataaaaagtttggatcaagatatttgtatttttccctcaTCCAAGTCTTATTGACATTAACAATATTAGgaaggcaaataaaaattacgaaAACCTTCTGACGGGtccttagaaaattttaacggtgaagcactccatcatcactgtttcccgtggtgtggtccacctgatatttggatctacttaagttttgggacCACATTTTAATGGGATGAAGAAACGGATGAATGGCATTGATATACAGCACATCATCAGGGTTAGCCCCACGGTCATGTTAACACCCACTGAGGTGTTACCCGGGCAACACCTAATAAGAGGTTTGTCTGATAAACGGTTGGATTACTCACCATGGGaggcggattgcgtcttacccgggtggggatctgtggggcccaccatggtgtgagtattttatccacgctgttaatcgtttttctaagatcattttaaagaatgagccaaaaaacgaggcaggaaaaagtcttaagtggaccacaaattggggattgaacatccaccattaaaaacttcttgggagctagagaactttcggatgaagctgatatttgttttttcgctttatccacgtctacatgaccttatgaataggctgtaTGGTAAAAACAGATAACagtagcccttagaaaggtttcaacggtgagtgtcattatcgctgcagcttcctttagtgtggtccattggagctgtgagcctacttaattttttgaatcatacttaaaataatcttagaaaaacgattaacggcgtggataaaacacttacatcacggtggcccccacagaggggtaggacgcaatccgcgtccctcaccATGACTCCACGTGGACAAAGTCATGTTCGTCAGTGCACGTCAGCTAAATATAAATTTgacgaggacgcggattgcgtactgacgcTGCTGAGTGACGCTGACTACAGAACGGCCCTGTGTGGGAactactataatgtatgtattttatccatactgtccatccattttgatagctcattttagagcatgagctcaaaaatgacaCCGATTGCAATCccagggggaccacaccacaagaaaaattgATGATTGAAGGCCGTCCATTAAAAACGTGttggtataaaaaaatttaaaatttggattacagtggtatttgtattttcccttcatctaggtttgtgtgagcTCATCAATAtcccaaataaacattaccatggggcctgggaaatttttaatggtaggcattcaatcaccactattttcctgtgatatggtccacctgacatttaaaTCTGCCTCTTTTAAAgaatcatgatctaaaataagcgGGAGAAATGGACGGTCggcatggacaaaacacatgcatcgtggtggggtccacataagaaATTTCTTCCTCTTGGCAGAGTCAATGTTCATCTGGTACGATAGTACTTAACGAGGTAGTTATTTCGTATTCTGGCAGATTGTGGCGGTGcatacacatgcacttaataTTTGTCCATGTGGCATAtttttaattcaaattaaacattTCACATGATGGACCATCTTTAAAAAGCCCACAATCTTATATTCAGATATGATCAAAATACTCAATCCTAAGATCAATCGATATTAGTTTGTTAAATTAGGACCATTGATTAGCTTCTTTATTACCGTCTATTCCATGATCACGAACTGGCAACTTAGTAAATAAATTCGGTGCATTGGTCTATAATTCAAGTAAATCGGGTCCACACATTTTCCTTGTTTCCATTCGTGTGATATAGATGTAAGTGTAGATTCTAGCGTGGACGTGTATGAATCATCATGCTCCATCAGTGTATCAAAATTTCTCTAACGGGGAGGGGAAGTCTCTCGGGCTACCGATTAGACCCGTTCCTTTCAGGCCCTATATTGTACTTGGGCTCAGGCACCACTACGCCATCCATTCACATAAAAAGAGCTTTACCTGCAAGACTCGCCCAACGTGCTCGCTCTTTCTGTCCACGAAGTAATAATCCAATCCCTTCATCTACATGGTCCCACTTCACATGGGATGTGTAATAAAAAATTCGATGATCGAAGTTCATTACCGTCCAAAAAAGGTAGTTAACTGATTCTCTGGACCCTCACTTGTAACCAAATTTATACGAGTGAAAATAGCTTCAATGAGCAAGAAATTTTACATATAGTATATCAAAGTTAGGAAACTCtagattaacggtctggatcatcatttTTGTGGAGGAGAAATGGCGAGTCTCCTTTAGAATTTCTCAAGTAAGAATAGCAGCCGGCCACGCGCTAGGATTGGGTCCAAGACTCAAGGGTGGGGCTGTTTGATGTAGAACGATTCTCGTCAAGCGCTGAgaaaaaacaaaattaagaaTTCAAAGGAGTTTTGCATGTACAAGTCAAGTCAAACAAACTACATTAACAGACATCAGCTCACCTTATATAAATACACCCTCACATCTCTGCTCATCTCCTCACCAAAAACTCATTCGTTGGTTTTCATCCTTAAACTCATCTCCCCCCCAAAGCCTCATTTATTAGTTTTCATCCTCCCtccttcatccatatattttcaACCCAATTcccataagaaagagagagaaaaatgcaaatggCAGCCATGCAAACTTCTCTTCCAGCATCCATGTCGCCATCGCTTCCACGTTCTAGATTCACCGCAGTTCTCCATGCCCCCCAAATTAGGAAGAACCAGTTCTCTTTTCCAAAGCTACCGATTGGAAATGATAATGATATCAATAGCCGTAGTGAAACCCAAATACAGACCACTGTCCAAACACAAAGGAAAGCTGACGCCAGAACTGATGCGGACACCATCGCCACCGTTGCCAAGCTTTATGCGATAGCAGAGGCGGTCGCTGATAGGGCAGAGATGCACACGAACATCGAAGAACAACGAAATAACTGGAATACTCTCCTTGTCAATTCCATCAATGCCATCACCCTCACGGCAGCGACCATTGCCGGACTCTCCACTGTCCTGTCTGAGACTGTCCCATTCATGGCATTGAATATGTCTTCTACTATCTTGTATTCTGCAGCCACGGGGCTGCTTTTGTTGGTGAACAAGATCCAGCCCTCCCAGCTTGCCGAGGAGCAAAGGAACGCCGCTCGGTTGTTCCGACAGCTCCATGCTCAGATACAAACCACCCTTGCTCTCCGGACTCCTACTCCCATGGATGTGAAGGATGTGATGGAGAGAGTGCTTGCGCTCGACAAGGCATACCCTCTTCCATTGCTTCCGGGAATGCTCGAGAAGTTCCCAGCTGTAGTAGAGCCTAGCAGATGGTGGCCACTACACCATACAAGACCAGAGCAACAACAATCACTTCCTGCAGAAAATGGAAAGAATGGTTGGAATGGGAAACTTGAAGAGGAAATGAGAGTCATTCTCTCAGTCTTGAGGAGAAAGGACACTGCCGAGTATGTTAGGTTAAGCAAGTTGGTGTTGAAAGTTAATAGAGTTTTGGCAGTCTCGGGTCCTCTACTCACTGGTCTTGCTGCAATCTCAACACCTTTCATTGGGTCTCCTTCACATGGGTCGTGGGCGGCATTGGTCGGTGTTGCTGGTGGAGCATTGGCAAGCATTGTAAACACAATGGAACACGGTGGACAGGTGGGGATGGTATTTGAGATGTATCGGAACTGCGCCGGTTCCTACCGCCTGTTGGAAGAGTCCATTGAATCCAACCTTAGGGAAAGAGAGCTCCACAAGAGAGAGAATGGGGAAGTGTTTGAGATGAAGCTGGCTCTCCAGTTAGGAAGGAGTCTTTCTGAACTAAGGAATCTcgcttcatcatcttcttcttctgagaatgcaGGCGGAGAAAAAATGGAGGAGTTTGCTGGGAAGCTCTTCTGATTCTCGAAGAAACAGCATCGCTTATACATATAATtctttattgttttccttttttatttggaTGTATGATATTGTAACATAAGCTAACACGCTTTCTGTCCAAACATTCAAATGCAACTCATTGTTCATAACATTTTCTTAGTACATGCATATGAAACATAAAACTTAGGCCATCAATTCAATGTGCCATGCCAAACGCAAATTTTCAAATCGTGCTGGTCGAACAGGCATGGTTAACCAATCGTTCATAATCTTTAGTTGCAATATTTCAAGTCTATGCTTTTGCGCTGGACTATTCCTAGTATTAATACAATCAATTAATCTTTCAGGAAGTCATCTTACAATTCTTCCTATGATCGACCATAAGTTTCATTTTTGTTCGACTATTTCACTTATAAAAGTCATTTCATATGAAGGCAAGTTATAACCCATATTCAAAGGAAGAAATCTATCCTTCGATAATCACCTGATCTTTTTATAACTATCTTATGAGTGATTGAGCAGTCGACTGAGCTTCTCATGTCTCAATCATATACAATCGCACTTGACGTATTTGTCTATCTTAACACTTGGGGTCTAAGTGTTCAGTTAGAATCGAGCAGTACAATCGGTTCAGGCATGCCTGCAAATAACACACGTGACCAAAACAAACCAAGTGCCAACAGTATGTACAAGTTTTGTGATGGTGTTCAAAACTTTAGATACGCTGGTATCACCGTGGATTTGTGATGGTCCAGATAACTTCAAGATTCAAAGATTTCAGCTGTTTGATATGGTGGCCGCATTTAGACTTCTATGAGAATTATATGCAGCTACTGTCCGCAAAGAAGATGgaaacagataaacattgaagggttgggatcttCAAACTACGGGCATCCGCCACGAAGAAAACGGGTCTGTCTAATAAACGGTTGGAATGTCACGCCAGGGTTTACGTGGACATAGTCATGTTCGTCAGCTCACGTTAGCAAATAAACATTTGACGAGGACGCGGACTGCGCTACAAGTGGCGACTGGCTACTGTACCacgctctgtggaccccacgtgatgtatgtattttatccatgctgtccgtccattttgctaactcatttagggcatgaaccaaaaaaataagACGGAACTAAAtctacggtgggccacaccacaggaaaaggtagtgattgaacactcaccgttaaaaacctcttagggcctgGCCGCAAAACTTTTGGATGAATTAAAAGGATAAACATCGAAGGGTTGGATCTTCAGACTACGGGCATCCGCCGCAAAGAAAAGGGATCCGTGTAATAAACAGTTGGAACGCCACACCAGGGCTCACGTGGACATAGTCATGTTCGTCAGCTCACGTCAGCAAATATACATTCAACGAGGACGCGGACTGAGGTTGCAAGTAGCGACCGGCTACTGTACTTCCaatggatctaaatctcaggtgggccacaccataggaaaaggtaGTGATTGAAGGCTCACCCTTAAAAACCTTTTAAGGCCcggccacaaaacttttggacGAGTATGTATGAACTGATTAACcggctggatggaaaatgaatattATAATAggtcttagaaagtttttaatggtgggcatttaattgtCACTATTTTCCTGAGATGTGCCTCACTTGAGACTTTAATCTGGCTCGTAtgtcatgacttaaaatgagctggaaaatagacaggcggcatggataaaacacataaatcatggtgggccatagagaACTGTCCACTAGCGAGTCAATACATAATCAGCGTTCATTTGGTCCGATGCTATTAGGACTTAAATATGCGTTCATTGGACTAGGATCAGTTGGGATAATATTTTAACTTGCATGTGGGGGATCTTTTGTAGATGCTTATCATACTATGGGcctccctcttctctctttctGGGTGGGGTGACTGAATGTCTATCTTGGCCGTGTACAATTTTTGCCactatgatatataatattacagttctttttaaaaaaaataataaaaaaataaaagaaatagaaaaaataaatgtaATTATTTCATACTTTGGCAAGAGTGTGATGGCccatacacatgcacttaaaatTTGTCCATGTGGCATatgtgtaattcaaattaaacattTGGCGTGATGTGGCATCTTTTAGCCCACAATCCTATATTCAGATTTGATCTAGAGACTCTATCCTAAGATCAATGCATACTAGCTTGTTAAATTAGAACCATTGATTAGTTTCATTATCACCATCTTTTTCATAATCACGAACTGGCAACCTGGTAAATAAATTTGGTGCATGAATCT
This region of Magnolia sinica isolate HGM2019 chromosome 1, MsV1, whole genome shotgun sequence genomic DNA includes:
- the LOC131228330 gene encoding probable F-box protein At4g22030, whose translation is MQMAAMQTSLPASMSPSLPRSRFTAVLHAPQIRKNQFSFPKLPIGNDNDINSRSETQIQTTVQTQRKADARTDADTIATVAKLYAIAEAVADRAEMHTNIEEQRNNWNTLLVNSINAITLTAATIAGLSTVLSETVPFMALNMSSTILYSAATGLLLLVNKIQPSQLAEEQRNAARLFRQLHAQIQTTLALRTPTPMDVKDVMERVLALDKAYPLPLLPGMLEKFPAVVEPSRWWPLHHTRPEQQQSLPAENGKNGWNGKLEEEMRVILSVLRRKDTAEYVRLSKLVLKVNRVLAVSGPLLTGLAAISTPFIGSPSHGSWAALVGVAGGALASIVNTMEHGGQVGMVFEMYRNCAGSYRLLEESIESNLRERELHKRENGEVFEMKLALQLGRSLSELRNLASSSSSSENAGGEKMEEFAGKLF